The genomic interval ATGTCCACGAAGCAAAGATGTCAGGGGCGGCAGTGCACAATCCCTGCGTGAACAAAAGCCAGTTGGAAACCACTTTGTATGGTTCTGATGTCTATCTGGGGTTCATGCACCTGCAGAGCCTTGAATCCAAAACAGCTGTTTTGATCCAGCAGGAACGGGAAAAAAACGGGCTTTACAAATCATTGGAAGATTTTATCAACCGCATACCCATTGGAATTGAAGCCATACAGATTCTGATTTTCATCGGCGCATTCCGGTTCACCGGGAAAACAAAAAACCAGCTGCTGGTCATTGCCCGTCTAATTCTGGTAAACTTCAATCCCGAGAACCGCGCACCAATGCTGCTTCAGGAGCCTGTAAAGGAATTTGTTCTTCCCCAGCTGGAACGTTCTGCTTTTGAAGATGCCTTTGATGAGATTGAACTGCTGGGCTTTCCGGTCTCCTGTTCCCCTTTTGATCTGCTTCAGACTCCTTTCAGGGGCAGTGTCATGGCAAAAGACCTTTTGGACCATCATAAAAAACAGGTCCGAATGCTGGCTTATCTGATCTCCCGCAAGCATGTGCCCACAAAGATGGGCGCTATGTATTTCGGCACCTGGATAGATGCTGAAGGGCAGCTTTTTGATACGGCGCATTTTACCGACAGCCTGGCCATGTATCCTTTTCAGGGAGGAGGATGCTACCTGCTGCTGGGCAGTGTGGAAGTGGATTACCATTTCCCCACCATAACGGTTACCAAGATGGCTAAAATGCCCTTTATACCAGATCCGCGCTATGAACAGGAGAACGACTGGAAATACAGGGCGCAGCAGAGAATACGCGAAGATGTGAGCATGACCCATCGCGCTCCCTATCCGCAGGAACATGAAATCAATATTCCAAGGCTAAAAATGAGCAATTAACAGGCTTCTTCGGCTTTAGGCTTTAAGCCTGCACTGAGTATGAACTAAAAAAATAAAGAAAATGATGCTTTTTGATGACACCGAAATTTTTTCATCAGGTAACGGCGGCAGGAGAATATTTGACGTCCCTGATGCCGACCTGCTGCTGATTGATAATTTCTTCAGCAAAACCGAATCCGATCATTATTACAATGTTTTATACCACGGCACACCGTGGAGGGAATATGAAATGCCCATGTATGACAAAGTGGTTACAGCTCCCCGCATGATCTCGTGGTACGGGGACAGCAGCAGGCCTGAACGTAAATCAAATCCGGATTGGCCTTTGGAACTGCTCCAGATCAGGGAGCGCGTGGAAAAGGAAACCCGCATAAACTTTAACGGCGTACTGCTCAATTTGTACAGAGATGGCACCGATGGTGTGGGATGGCACAGCGACAAGACCTCATCGAGCAATAAGAATATGAACATCGCTTCTGTGACTTTCGGAGAAACGCGTCTGTTCCGCCTGCGTCATAAAGTACTCAAAAATATGGCGCCAATCGAGATTCCGCTGCACCACGGAACCTTTCTTCTCATGGCAGGCAGCACCAATACCTACTGGGAGCACCAGGTGCCTAAGACGGCCCGTCCCGTACTGCCCAGAATCAACCTTACCTTTCGTCAGGTCAGGGAAATATAAAATAACGACTCCTTTCTAACCGACTGAAAACCATAGCAATCCTATAATAATAGGGGATTAAAATATAACAGCTTTATTTTTCTGTCATGTTAACTTTGGAATTCACTATTAAATTTAAAAATCATGGAAAATCTACATAATAACGGACAAGAGCAGAACGCTCATATTGATATTTCACAGCAGGCTGAAATCCAGCAGTGGGCTGAAAAGTTAAATGTCCCTGAGGAGATATTAAAAGATGCCGTAAGGGCAGCAGGCACTACTGTGGAAGAAGTAGCTGAGCACTTGAATGATAATTCTCCTTCTAGAGAAAGCGCCTCAGAAACCGTTCGCTTGAAAGACGGTCCCTGGCATGATGAAAAAGGGAATGGTAAGCATCAAAATCCGCAGGGAAAAAGCATTGAAGAGGCAACAGACCCTTCAAAACTATCACAGCTTTAAGTTTCAAAAAACTTAATTATCATTCATAGTAATAACTGCTTTATAAAAAGTAAAAACGAAAATAGGTAAAAGAATCCTGAAGGGCATTTTTTTGATTAAGCAGTCAAATGATGCTCTTCAGGATTTTATTTTAAGATAAATGCTTTCTAATTAACCGATAGGTAATCATCCTGAATATAACAATTGCTTCTTACCCTTCTTTTGAGTTAATTCCATAAATTTGTGCTGCAGACTCTTTGATCTGCCCCTCTGCTTTAAAAATAAATAGAGATCAAAAACATTCCGTTTAAAAATGAACGATCCGATTCTAGAAAACCTTAATCCCAGCCAGCTCCAAGCCGTGAAAACCACAGAAGGTTATGTGCGCGTTATTGCAGGAGCCGGCTCAGGAAAAACAAAGGCCCTTACCTCCCGCTTTGCCTACATTGTGGACAGGCTGGGAATCAATTCCTCCAATATCCTCTGCGTGACCTTTACCAATAAAGCGGCACAGGAAATGAAAAGGCGCGTCAAGGCGCTCATTGGCGATCTTTTTGATGTCAGCTTCATCACAACCTATCACGGTTTCTGCGTACGGTTTCTGCGTGAGGAAATAAATAAAATCCATTACCCGAAAAATTTTATCATACTGGATGCCGAAGACCAGAAAACCATTTTAAGGGAGGTGTTCAACGAACTGGACATCAATTCGAAAAACCTCACTTTCAAACAGGTGCTCCGCTTTATCTCCAAACAGAAAAGCACCTCCGATTATCTGGGGTACATGCTCGAGAATAAAAGCTTTGAGCCCGATGAAAAGGAATCGCTCTCCAGCCGCGTGTATCAGAAATACCTCGACAAGCAGAAGCGCAATTATGCGCTGGATTTTGATGACCTGATCCATTTTACGGCTTTCATACTCGACAGCAATCCTGATGTGCTTTTCAAATGGCAGCAAATGCTGCATTACATACAGGTCGATGAGGCGCAGGACAGCTCCGACAGCCAGTTCCATCTGGTGGAAATGCTCTCGCGTGTGCACCAGAACCTGTTTCTGGTAGGGGATCCCGACCAGACGATCTATGAGTGGCGCGGTGCGAAACCCGAATACCTGGTGGAATTCGACAGGATGTTTCCTGACACGAAAACCATTATCATGAACCAGAACTACCGCTCTACGCCAAACATCCTCAAAGTAGGCAACCATATTATCAAAAACAACAAGGTAAGGGTGGACAAGGATATGGTCACGGATAATCCCGAAGGAGTTGAAGTGGTGCATTTCCATGGAAAAAATGACTTTGAGGAAACCTTCTGGGTGGCTTCCGAAATCAAGGAAATCCTTAAAACGGAAAATGCCGCTTACTCTGATATTACCATTTTATACCGTTCCAACCATCTCTCCAGAAATATCGAGCAGGCACTGATCAAAGAAAATATTCCCTACGCCATATTTGGTGGCGTGCGTTTCTTTGAAAGAAAGGAAATCAAAGATGTGCTTTCCTTTTTAAGGCTTATCGTCCAGGGCGATAATTTCTCTTTTCTGCGCATTCACAACCACCCTTCCCGCGGGCTGGGGAAAAAGTTCCTCGAAAGGCTCAGCCTTCTGGCAGGCGAACAGAACCTGTCCCTGCTTCAGGCGCTGCAAAATAATATTGAGGATAAAGAGCTCAATAAAAAAGGAGCTGCGGATTTCCTGGCTCTGGTTGAAGAGCTGAAAACAGATGCCCAGACAAATTCCATTTCTGATCTGGTCAAGATCATACTCGATAAAAGCGGACTATCCGAACTCTACCGAAAAGACGGCGATGAGGACAGGCTGGAAAATATAAAAGAGCTGGTAAGCTCCATGCTGCTGCTGGAAAAAGAAAACAACGGCCCTGTAAATATTGTCGAATACCTGCAGGAAATTGCACTCTATACCGATCTGGACAAAGACACGGAAAATCAGGATAAGGTACGCCTGATGACCATCCACATCTCCAAAGGGCTTGAATTTCCCTATGTGTTCCTATGCGGTTTTACCGAAGGGGTCCTGCCAAGCGCCCTTTCCATAAAGGAAAGACGAAAACGTGCTATTGAAGAGGAAAGAAGACTGATGTACGTTGCCGTTACAAGAGCCGAGAAAAGGTTTTACATGACCGATTCGGAAGGCTTTAATTTCACCACAGGGCTCAACAAATACCCGTCAAGGTTCCTCTTTGAAATCAAGGAAGAATTTTATGTGCGTAAAGGAAAACTGTCAGCAGAAATCCTCCAGGCGGCACAGTCATCGGCAGCGGCCTCAAAAAACAGTGAAGATACCGAGTTCATTGAAGGGGACCTTGTAATGCATCCTGTCTGGAACAAAGGGAAAGTGCTTGCTGTGGACAGGGAGAAAAACCAGTACACGGTGCATTTTTTTGAAATGGGAAAAGAGAAACCCATTGACTTTTCGTTTCGTTTCCTAACTGCCGGATCAGATGCTGAACCTGAGAGTTCTTCCCCTGCCGAACTTTTGAATATCCAGGAAAACTTAAAAAATGCGCCGGATCCCTTTGCAGACCAGGAGCAGCAGAACGGCTTTGCTGACAATGAAGATAGCCGTATTTTTAATGATAAAAATACAGACAGTGAAAAGGAAGAATGGTAAAAGCCGGCTCATCAGAGCGGTATTGCCGTATCGGTACTTAAATCATTTTTTATACAAAAGCCCATTGCTGTTTGAAACAATGGGCTTTGTCTTGTATCGGCGTATAGTAGGCAGTACCTGAAACTTTTTCATAAAAGGCATGCGGTGTTATCGGAATGTAACTTAAACTATAACGCTGCAAAGCTGTACTTTAGTGTGCAGCATCCTGTTTTACTCCTTGCTGTTCTCCATGCCGCTGATGATTTTAGCCACTTCAGTTTCGGTCGATTTTAGTTTTGCCTGGCAGAACTCTATCAGTTCAGATGCCCTTTTTACTTTGGCAGCCAGTTCATCCACAGAGATGGTTTCGTCTTCCATCTCTTTGGCGATCAGGGCCAGCTCTTTGGCTGCAGCCTCATAAGTCAGTGTGTTTTCCATCATATTCTATTTTTTCGTTGACCGTACTTTTCAGTACGGCATCTTTTGTTACTATTTCAATCTCTTCGCCTTCCTTTATGCTCCCTGCTCCGTTTACAATTTTATTGTTTTTTCGGATCACGGCATATCCTCTGCTGAGCACATTCTGCGGGGAGAGCAGCTTTATAGTTTTATGGTGGTGCTCCAATTGGAGTCTGCGGCTTCGCAGGTACTGGCTGGTAAAGATCTTCAGGTTCGCTTTTAAATGCTGAAGATTGCTGTTTTCCTGCTGGATGATGCTCTGCGGCCTTTGCAGTGTTTTCTGCGCAGCCAGCAGCAGATGCTGCTTTTTTTCTGCCAGCAGGTTTCGGCTAGCCTGCGAAATATGCTGCTTTTGCAGCATAAGCTCTTCTTTCTTCGCGGCAATCAGTTCCCATGCATTATGGCTGACCAGATTTTTGATCTCGCTGAGTTCCCTGTAATGCCCTAGGAAAAGCTGCTGGGATTTGATGGCTATGGTCCTTTGCAGCGAGAGTATGTGCTGCTCGAAACTGCGGTTGTGCGCTATAATGAACTCCGCCGCCTTGGTGGGGGTTTTGGTATGGGTATGGGCCATCAGGTCTGTAATGCTGACATTTTTCTGGTGTCCGATGCCGGTTATCACAGGGATCGGGAATTTTGCGACAGCCCTTCCGATATTGTAGTTGTCGAAAATCAGGAAATCAGACTGCGATCCGCCTCCCCTTGCAATGACAACGGCATCATAAGGAATTCCGGTATTATAGACTTCTATGAGTTTATTTAGGAACAGCTTGGCGTTATTGTCCCCCTGCACAACGGTATGATAGTCATCAATCTGAAAAACATAGCCAAAATCATTATGCTGCATCGTATGGCGGAAATCCTCATTCCCGGCGGAACTGCTTGAGGAAATCACCGCAACCCTCTGAATTATCACAGGAAGCTTCAGACGGCTGTTCAGCGTGGAGTATCCCTCGCCTTCTTTGTGTATGAAATCATTCTCTTTGACAAGCCTTGCAAGGGTAGCATTGCGCTGCTGTTCCAGAATGCCGATCATGAAATTGCTGTCGATATCCAGAAGGTTTACCGAGAGACCGTACAGCGGATGGAAATCCACGCTCACCTGAACAAGAACATGAAGGTTGTTGGTAAAACGCTGTCCGGTGCTGTTTTCAAAATCAAGGATCTTCAGCGCTCCTGCTCCCCAGCTCTTGCCCATTATTTTAGCAGTGATCACACTGCCTTTCTCTGATTTCTCCACCAGTTCAAAATAATGGATCTTTTTATCGGCCTTGAAGGAATGGTTGGTGATATCAGCCACTACCCAGTACGTCCGTCCCTTAAAGCGGGAATGGATCGTCTCCTGGATCTGGCCGGTGAGCTGTGAGAGTCTGATATACTGGTCGGGTCCCATATTGTTTTCAGGGGTCTGCTGCTGTTTGTTTTTCCTTCTTCACCGCTAAGATAGCTATTCTCAGGCGGATCTCAAAAACAGAAAAAAGAGAGGTTAATTTTCAATTCAAAACGGGTTAAAAGGGCAGCCAAAGTAGTGCCCGCCCTCACCTGCATGCGCATAACGGCCCCTGGCCGCCCTTCGGGACTTATAGCACTCCGGCTCGCTATCCGGACACTTTTCTTCTGCTTTCTTTTTTCCCGTTTTTTCTTTTGAAAAATTTCATTTGGGAAGCAGGGGAAAAGAAAACTTAAAAGAGTATTCACTAAAACTTTATTGTCATGGAAATCACAGGACGAATTGTAAAAGATGCCTCCGTTTTCAAAGTAAAAGAAAACCGTGAGGTCGTAAACTTCTCCATAGCGGTCAACGACAGCTATAAACCCAAAGGAAGCACAGAGGTCAAAAAGATTGTAACCTATATCGACTGTTCTTACTGGCTCAGCTCGGGACTGGTGCATTGGCTCAAAAAAGGTACGCTCGTCCAACTCTTCGGACGCATCGGACTGAATGTCTATATTGGAAATGACGCCCAAGCTCACGGGTCATTGACCTTTCATACCTCGGATATCAAGATACTCGTATTTGCGCAGGCGGATAATACAAAAGCCGCTGCCGCAGCTAAACAGGATAAAACAGCAGACGAGCCTGACGACCTGCCTTTCTAAACCATTCACGCTTATAATTTTTATACACGCCTAAATACAACATTATGAAAGCCTTACAGAAATCCAATTATAACGAATTCCGTGTCAGTGATGCCTTTAATGAAATTATCCTAAAAAGCATTACTTCCTACAGCGGAAAACGCAGAGAAAAGCTCAAATCCTTTTTCCTTGATTTGCAGCAGGGAGGATGCGTGAGCGGCATGATTTCAGAATTTATCTACCACGCCGACTGCAAAGAATTTTACATCGAGCATATCGATGACCTTGAAAATATACGTACTGAATTGGAAGAAGCTATCGGCGAGCCGATCGAAAACCGATTTCAAGCCCCGCATTACACCTTTGTCTGCTGGCTCTGCTTCGAGGAATATTGTTATGAGCTCTATTCTAGGCTCTTTGAATAGAAATTTTCAACCTTAAATCTATTCTTATGAAAGCTTCTGAAAATTTTAAAAATGCCATAGGGAACTATCTGAGCACTTTGGCGCAGGGCGATACCGCCTTTGCGCCTATGCTTGCCAAAGCTTCTAAAAACTTGGACAGCTGTCTGAATTACATTTTCGGGGAGGTCAAAAAAACAGGCTTGTGCGCCTTTGACAATCAGGAAATCTTCGACATGGCAGTCAAGTACTACACCGATGATTCCATCGGCTTGCCCGCATCTGTGGCTTGCAAAGCCATAGTGCAGACCCCTGCCGCCGCCGACCTTTTTACGCAGCCCGAAATCCCTGCTGCGCCTGTCAAAACCGAACCTGTTCCAACCGCAAAAAAAGACGTAAAACCTGCGGCGCAGACCGCCCTGAAACTCTTTGACCTATGACACCCAAAACCATCATCGAAAAGCAGCTGACGGCGCTGAGCGCCTCTCTTGCGCCTATCAGAGAAGAGGTATTTACTTGGGCAGAGCAGACTATTTTTCTCAAATGGGGTGTGTTGTCCCGCAGCAGATTCTACTGCCTGGACTGCACCCACGTTTGGAAGCCCTCCTGCCAAAGCACCTGCGCCAAGTTCACTTCCTGCCCTGCCTGCGCAGGCAGACTCAAAATGATGCCTTATAATCAGGTGCATTTCAAAGAAAGCGAATATTTTGCTGTAGTGCAGAGATGTGCAGGGTATCAGGTGGTGCGCATGGTCATATCTCATAAACACATGAAAAAGAACTTCCTGCCCTCCTATTTCCATAAGGAAGTCATGCAGCATTGGATAAACCCCAAAGGGGAAGTGCGCACCCTTGCGCTCAGCACCAATGTGTTTTCCAGTAGCCTTGATGCATGGAAATTCTATTCCCCGCTTGAAATAAAGCCTAAGGACTTCATCCGCAACGCCCGATTCTATATCAATCCTTTCAAGGTCTATCCGCAGATGAAAGTGCTTCCGATTTTAAAACGCAACGGATTCAAGACTTCGGTATATGACATTGCACCGAACTTATTGTTTTCATCGCTTCTAAGCGACCCCATCGCCGAGACCCTGCTAAAGGCAAAACAGCTGCACCTGTTGCAGTATTACCTCTGCGCATCACGGCAGAACATCCGCCGCAACTGGCAGGCGGTCAAGACCGTCATCCGAAACCATTACAAAATTTCAGATGTGCCCGTTTGGGAGGATTATCTCGAACTGCTGCGGTATTTCAAAAAAGACCTTTCGTGTGCGCTCTATGTATGCCCCGATAACCTCAGTGAAGCGCACGACCATTTAGTAAAAAAGAAAAGGGACTTGCTTCGCAAGAAAAAACTCCATGAGCTCCGACTTGAAATCGAAAAAGCACAGAAAAGAT from Flavobacterium sp. YJ01 carries:
- a CDS encoding alpha-ketoglutarate-dependent dioxygenase AlkB → MMLFDDTEIFSSGNGGRRIFDVPDADLLLIDNFFSKTESDHYYNVLYHGTPWREYEMPMYDKVVTAPRMISWYGDSSRPERKSNPDWPLELLQIRERVEKETRINFNGVLLNLYRDGTDGVGWHSDKTSSSNKNMNIASVTFGETRLFRLRHKVLKNMAPIEIPLHHGTFLLMAGSTNTYWEHQVPKTARPVLPRINLTFRQVREI
- a CDS encoding DUF3606 domain-containing protein; translated protein: MENLHNNGQEQNAHIDISQQAEIQQWAEKLNVPEEILKDAVRAAGTTVEEVAEHLNDNSPSRESASETVRLKDGPWHDEKGNGKHQNPQGKSIEEATDPSKLSQL
- a CDS encoding UvrD-helicase domain-containing protein, yielding MNDPILENLNPSQLQAVKTTEGYVRVIAGAGSGKTKALTSRFAYIVDRLGINSSNILCVTFTNKAAQEMKRRVKALIGDLFDVSFITTYHGFCVRFLREEINKIHYPKNFIILDAEDQKTILREVFNELDINSKNLTFKQVLRFISKQKSTSDYLGYMLENKSFEPDEKESLSSRVYQKYLDKQKRNYALDFDDLIHFTAFILDSNPDVLFKWQQMLHYIQVDEAQDSSDSQFHLVEMLSRVHQNLFLVGDPDQTIYEWRGAKPEYLVEFDRMFPDTKTIIMNQNYRSTPNILKVGNHIIKNNKVRVDKDMVTDNPEGVEVVHFHGKNDFEETFWVASEIKEILKTENAAYSDITILYRSNHLSRNIEQALIKENIPYAIFGGVRFFERKEIKDVLSFLRLIVQGDNFSFLRIHNHPSRGLGKKFLERLSLLAGEQNLSLLQALQNNIEDKELNKKGAADFLALVEELKTDAQTNSISDLVKIILDKSGLSELYRKDGDEDRLENIKELVSSMLLLEKENNGPVNIVEYLQEIALYTDLDKDTENQDKVRLMTIHISKGLEFPYVFLCGFTEGVLPSALSIKERRKRAIEEERRLMYVAVTRAEKRFYMTDSEGFNFTTGLNKYPSRFLFEIKEEFYVRKGKLSAEILQAAQSSAAASKNSEDTEFIEGDLVMHPVWNKGKVLAVDREKNQYTVHFFEMGKEKPIDFSFRFLTAGSDAEPESSSPAELLNIQENLKNAPDPFADQEQQNGFADNEDSRIFNDKNTDSEKEEW
- the xseB gene encoding exodeoxyribonuclease VII small subunit, which codes for MENTLTYEAAAKELALIAKEMEDETISVDELAAKVKRASELIEFCQAKLKSTETEVAKIISGMENSKE
- the xseA gene encoding exodeoxyribonuclease VII large subunit, translated to MGPDQYIRLSQLTGQIQETIHSRFKGRTYWVVADITNHSFKADKKIHYFELVEKSEKGSVITAKIMGKSWGAGALKILDFENSTGQRFTNNLHVLVQVSVDFHPLYGLSVNLLDIDSNFMIGILEQQRNATLARLVKENDFIHKEGEGYSTLNSRLKLPVIIQRVAVISSSSSAGNEDFRHTMQHNDFGYVFQIDDYHTVVQGDNNAKLFLNKLIEVYNTGIPYDAVVIARGGGSQSDFLIFDNYNIGRAVAKFPIPVITGIGHQKNVSITDLMAHTHTKTPTKAAEFIIAHNRSFEQHILSLQRTIAIKSQQLFLGHYRELSEIKNLVSHNAWELIAAKKEELMLQKQHISQASRNLLAEKKQHLLLAAQKTLQRPQSIIQQENSNLQHLKANLKIFTSQYLRSRRLQLEHHHKTIKLLSPQNVLSRGYAVIRKNNKIVNGAGSIKEGEEIEIVTKDAVLKSTVNEKIEYDGKHTDL
- a CDS encoding single-stranded DNA-binding protein, with the protein product MEITGRIVKDASVFKVKENREVVNFSIAVNDSYKPKGSTEVKKIVTYIDCSYWLSSGLVHWLKKGTLVQLFGRIGLNVYIGNDAQAHGSLTFHTSDIKILVFAQADNTKAAAAAKQDKTADEPDDLPF
- a CDS encoding Cas9 inhibitor AcrIIA9 family protein gives rise to the protein MKASENFKNAIGNYLSTLAQGDTAFAPMLAKASKNLDSCLNYIFGEVKKTGLCAFDNQEIFDMAVKYYTDDSIGLPASVACKAIVQTPAAADLFTQPEIPAAPVKTEPVPTAKKDVKPAAQTALKLFDL
- a CDS encoding PcfJ domain-containing protein, which translates into the protein MTPKTIIEKQLTALSASLAPIREEVFTWAEQTIFLKWGVLSRSRFYCLDCTHVWKPSCQSTCAKFTSCPACAGRLKMMPYNQVHFKESEYFAVVQRCAGYQVVRMVISHKHMKKNFLPSYFHKEVMQHWINPKGEVRTLALSTNVFSSSLDAWKFYSPLEIKPKDFIRNARFYINPFKVYPQMKVLPILKRNGFKTSVYDIAPNLLFSSLLSDPIAETLLKAKQLHLLQYYLCASRQNIRRNWQAVKTVIRNHYKISDVPVWEDYLELLRYFKKDLSCALYVCPDNLSEAHDHLVKKKRDLLRKKKLHELRLEIEKAQKRYRSDKQRFFGLLFQDKQLTISVIENVKDFMRQGDDLGHCIFTNEYYAKKDSLILSAKIGGQSVETIEVSLSSMQVLQCSGEKHRPSKHHGHILRLISQNLYQISERMKKKKKAAKTESR